A stretch of the Nicotiana tabacum cultivar K326 chromosome 6, ASM71507v2, whole genome shotgun sequence genome encodes the following:
- the LOC107796685 gene encoding uncharacterized protein LOC107796685 has product MLYRFISKSSHPLLLTLVSSKTHFLNPKSSFSIPKRNFFPNNSFFFSTGNNNGKDSDPLYTWKLSSETDESAFNEYSASVEGTERRVFDGGFWSKQLKGSCTDELTIKKSGLSKPSVSVYSEKTLETIEILKGGGEDLTHRLSLVAPKLSFKLIIEIFERVNEQRISGLKFFNWLRDSYPEFYRSAYVNSLIICNCGLLDDYKTMLSLLVEFKAEEICLTDKAFGFLTLCGSSKDSLMNSTRKVVDMINEIGGSCRGSGVYGLIEMFCCLDLFDMATFVIEITERTASHYNILIRKRCKAGHIEEARAIINEMFEFGCSPNTNSYNYLLGTLCKNDKMEDVSIVLEEMRNKGLNLDAITYETLVYHSSSRGRVDIASEFLKLMVNENVEPRSTTHAAYLKVLLEAGEREKAYKYVIDMSAKYNHCVNVLYSLLVRLHQKKGDLMTAQNILNEMIDKGLKPDFGVFIEIVKQLQKTGRKSISRDLRTKYSVFYCSDIQKASNS; this is encoded by the exons ATGCTCTATCGCTTCATCTCAAAATCTTCACACCCCCTATTGCTAACCCTAGTTTCCTCCAAAACCCACTTCTTAAACCCTAAATCCTCATTTTCCATTCCCAAGCGTAATTTCTTTCCCAACAACTCCTTTTTCTTCTCCACAGGTAACAACAATGGCAAAGATTCAGACCCTTTATATACTTGGAAGCTCTCTTCTGAAACTGATGAATCAGCGTTCAATGAATATTCAGCAAGTGTTGAGGGAACAGAAAGACGGGTTTTTGATGGTGGGTTTTGGTCTAAACAACTTAAAG GTTCTTGTACTGATGAATTGACAATCAAAAAGAGTGGACTTAGTAAGCCTTCGGTAAGTGTGTATTCAGAAAAAACTTTGGAAACAATTGAGATTCTCAAGGGTGGTGGGGAAGACTTGACGCACAGGTTAAGTTTGGTGGCTCCAAAACTATCATTCAAGCTCATCATTGAGATTTTTGAGCGTGTGAATGAACAAAGAATATCTGGATTAAAGTTCTTTAATTGGCTTCGAGACTCGTATCCTGAATTTTATCGCAGTGCTTATGTCAATAGTCTGATTATATGTAATTGTGGATTGTTAGATGACTATAAAACAATGCTCTCTTTGTTGGTAGAGTTTAAGGCAGAAGAAATTTGTTTAACTGATAAGGCTTTTGGGTTCTTAACTTTATGTGGATCGAGTAAGGATTCATTGATGAATTCTACAAGGAAAGTGGTTGATATGATAAATGAGATTGGAGGATCCTGTCGTGGTTCTGGTGTTTATGGATTAATCGAGATGTTCTGTTGCTTGGACTTATTCGATATGGCAACATTTGTAATAGAGATCACTGAAAGAACAGCTTCTCACTACAATATTTTGATCCGTAAGAGGTGTAAGGCAGGCCACATTGAAGAAGCACGCGCTATTATCAACGAGATGTTTGAATTTGGTTGTTCTCCTAACACCAATTCATATAACTACCTGCTTGGCACATTGTGTAAGAATGATAAGATGGAAGATGTGTCTATTGTGCTCGAAGAAATGAGAAATAAGGGTCTCAATCTAGATGCAATAACTTATGAAACTCTAGTATATCATTCATCTAGCCGTGGTCGGGTTGACATTGCCTccgaatttttgaagttgatgGTAAATGAGAATGTGGAACCTCGTTCTACTACTCATGCTGCCTATCTTAAGGTTTTGCTTGAGGCGGGAGAGCGTGAGAAAGCATATAAGTATGTGATTGACATGAGCGCCAAATATAACCACTGTGTCAATGTACTATACAGCTTGCTGGTGAGGCTTCATCAGAAGAAAGGAGATCTTATGACTGCTCAAAACATTCTTAATGAAATGATTGACAAGGGTCTCAAGCCGGACTTTGGAGTTTTCATTGAAATTGTAAAGCAGCTCCAGAAGACGGGCAGGAAATCTATATCTCGAGATCTTAGGACCAAATACTCAGTTTTCTATTGTAGTGACATACAAAAAGCTAGCAATTCTTAA